The segment ATAGTTCAATAAAAGGCTTTAATAAATAGGGAAAACTTTCTTCTATTATTCCCTTAGTTTTATGTTTTAATGCGTATTTTTATAATAGATTAATTTTTATTTATCGAAGGAGTGATTTAAATGGTTGTCTTGTCGGAAGATATATTATTAAAATTTAAAGCCCATTTTGAAAAATCATTGCAAAATTTACCGATTAGTGTTGTTAGTAGAAGCACCGCTATTGTGAATGATGCAGAATATCCAGTAAAATTTGATTTTGTTACTGAAACAACGGTTGATTATAAAAAGCAAGTTGTCACGACACATCTTATTGAAATTGATGGAACCATTCCTGGAACAATCAAAATCGGGAAGCTGCAAATTATTCCACAGCATATTCATTTAACATGTGAATCCGAAATTTTATCAATTACTAACAAAGAGCTCAAGACATTATTAGGAGCTGAAAACCCGTTACTTCTATATAGTGATTGGCTAATTGAAGCAATTGAAAATGAAATATTAGTGTTAGAAGTAAAAACAGAAAATGGTCAAGTTGTCGATTGGCCAATCGGTATTAAAAATGCTTTTTTCTTATAATATTTCATGCATAAATCATCCTGTTGGCTTAGCCCAATACGATGATTTTTTTATTTTGAAAAGATAAAATGCACCTTAATACTATCTAAATATAGCGATTCATTTGCATTCCTTTTTACGTAAGGTATACTAATCGCTATGCATTATTGCGAATTTAAAAGCAGACACGAAGCTTTTTAACTTGATTCAGCAGAAGTCGCCTACTTCTATAGGTGGGGACGAATGCTAAAAATGCAATTCTATTTAGTGAGGGTTCAAACCCCGGCTGAATTGGGGAACAAAGGCTAAAACCCGTCACGTCCTGTGACAACGCCTTTGTGATCAACATCGTGTTGACCCAAGCCCCAGCGGATGTCACAGATTTTTTAGGGGTGTTTTTCGAGTTAGCTCGAAAAAATCTGGACGCAATTACGCCGAGGCGTAATTGATTATGAAAGAAGGAATAAGAAATGAAATACGGTTTTATCGGTTTGGGGAATATGGCCTCAGCAATTATTAAAGGAATGGTCGCAAGTGGTAAATTTGAAGCATCGTCCATTTATGGAATTAACCGCTCACAAAAAAAGACAGATACACTTGTACAAATGTATGGTATACAAGCCGCGTCATCTATTGAAGAACTGATACACAATGTAGATGTCATCGTCATTGCCGTCAAACCTCAAATGTTTCCCGACGTACTGCCAACAATTAAACAACATTTAACGGACAATCATCTTGTCATTTCTATAGCAGCAGGAAAATCACTTGATTATTTACAGGAAAGTTTCTTGCCAACAACGCCCGTTTTCCGCGTTATGCCGAACATCAATGCAACAATTGGTGCCTCTACAAGCTGTTACTCAACACACTCAACTAATGTCGAACAAAAAAATTTAGTTGAGCAATTATTTTCGACTGTCGGAACAATCGTAGAATTACCAGAAAATCTATTTTCCATTTTTACATCAATCGGTTGCTCTTCTCCAGCATTCACGTACTTATATATCGATTCCCTTGCACGCGCTGCAGTTCGTGAAGGTATGCCAAAACAAATGGCGCTTGAAATTGCCGCAAGTTCTGTATTAGGAAGTGCACAAATGGTGTTACAATCCGAAGCACATCCATGGGCACTTATTGATCAAGTATGTTCCCCTGGTGGTACAACAATTCAAGGTGTGACATCACTTCAAGTAAACCATTTTGAAAGCACAATTTATGATGCCGTAGATGCCGTTACAAATAAAGACGCACTCTTGCAAAAGGAACGCGTGAAGTAAAGCAACGAAAATTAAAGCGAATAAATCCCGACTATCTGGGAAATCCCCTATATAAAAACATGCAAAAGCTCATTTTTGCATGTTTTTTCTTTTTTTAAAACAAAAAAACCTCTCAATATTATTTTAATAAAAACACAATTGCTAACTGCCCTACTATTCTATATAATCAATCTTGTTTCGGATTGAAACAAATAAAATAATTTGAGATTTGGAGCGTGACAAGGAATTGGGTAAAGCATTGATTATTGGTGCTGGCGGAGTAGCTAGCGTAGTCGTACACAAATGTGTACAAAATTCTGAGGTATTCGAGGAGATTATGATCGCAAGTCGAACAAAATCTAAATGCGATGCTTTGAAGGAAAAATTAGACGGCGGTAAAACGATTATCCATACTGCACAGGTGGATGCGGACAATACGGACGAACTAATTGAACTAATCAATGGATTTAAACCAGATGTGGTAATTAACGTAGCTTTACCATATCAAGACTTAACAATTATGGATGCATGTTTAGCAACAAAGACGCATTATATCGATACGGCGAACTATGAGCCACTTGATACTGCGAAATTCGAATATAAATGGCAATGGGCATACAAGGAGCGTTTTGAAGAAGCAGGCATTACTGCACTTCTAGGTTCTGGTTTCGACCCAGGTGTAACAGGCGTATTCACAGCGCATGCACAAAAGCATCACTTCGATGAAATTCATTACATCGATATCGTGGATGCAAACGGTGGAGACCACGGACTTCCTTTCGCAACAAACTTCAACCCAGAAATTAACATTCGTGAAATTACAGCGAACGGTCGTTTCTGGAAAGAAGGCGAATGGGTTGAAACGAAGCCTTTAGAATATAAAATGGTATACAACTTACCAGAAATCGGCGAAAAAGATTGCTATCTTCTTTACCATGAAGAGTTAGAATCTTTAGCAAAAAACATTAAAGGCCTAAAACAAATCCGTTTTTGGATGACGTTTGGCGAAAAATATTTAACTCACTTAAACGTTCTTGAAAACATTGGCATGACATCGATTGAACCAATTGAGTTCCAAGGTCAAATGATTCAGCCAATCCAATTTTTAAAAGCGGTATTACCGGACCCTGCAACATTAGGGCCACTTACAAAAGGTAAAACAAATATCGGTTGTATCGTAAGAGGATTAAAAGACGGAAAAGAAAAAACTTACTACGTTTACAACATTTGCGATCACCAAGAATGCTACCGCGAAGTAGGTTCTCAAGCGATTTCTTACACAACTGGTGTACCTGCAATGATCGGTGCTATGCTTGTCATGAACGGCGAATGGCAAAAACCAGGCGTTTGGAATGTAGAGGACTTCAATCCAGATCCATTCATGAATGCATTAAACAAGTGGGGCCTTCCATGGCAAGAAACAGAAAATCCTGATTTAGTTGATTTAGATTTCACTTCTGAAGCTAAGGTTAAGGCATAATGAGCAGCGTGAAAAATGAACGCAAGCGACCTATTATGAAAGAAGCACTCGATCAAACAACAGGAATTGATTGGCAAGCTGCCCCTTCCCCTGCATTTGTCGTCGATGAGCGCTTATTAACTCGTAACTTAGAACTGTTAAAGTCCGTGCAAGACCGAACAGGCTGCGATATTTTATTAGCATTAAAAGGATTTTCCATGTGGTCAACGTTTCCGTTAGCGAAAAACTATCTTGCAGGAATTACTTCATCTTCTTTATTTGAAGCCCGTTTAGGCTATGAAGAATTTGGCAAAGAAGTACACGCTTATGCCCCTGCTTATGCAGAGCATGAAATCGATGAATATTTAACGTATGTTGATCATATTGTGTTCAATTCTTTCGATCAGCTAAATAAATACAAGCAAAAAGTGCAAAATCATGAGAAAAACATTTCAATTGGTTTACGTGTTAATCCTGGTTATTCAGAGGTTGAAACACCACTTTATGACCCTTGCTACATCAATTCACGTCTTGGAATTCCGGTAGAGTCATTTCGTCCGGACGAGCTTGACGGCGTAGAAGGTATTCATTTCCATGCGATGTGTGAGCAAGGCGCGGATGTACTCGAACGCATTCTTGTCCACTTTGAAGAAAAGTATGGTAAGTACTTACATCAAATGAAATGGATTAACTTTGGTGGTGGCCATCATATTACACGTGAAGGCTATGATGTGGAGCTTTTAGTAAGCTTAATTAATCGTATTCAAGAAACGTATAATGTAAAAGTTATTTTAGAACCAGGTGAAGCTATTGCATTAAATACCGGCTATTTTGTGGCGACAGTACTTGATATTGTCCACAATGGCATGGAGCTCGCAATCATTGATTCTTCTGCAACTTGCCATATGCCAGATACGCTCGAAATGCCTTACCGCGCGATGATTATCGGCTCAGGTATGCCAAACGAAAAGCAATATACGTACCGCTTAGGTGGGATGACTTGCCTTGCTGGTGATATTATTGGTGATTATTCATTCGATGAACCATTACAACCTGGTGACAAACTCGTCTTTACGGATATGGCACACTATACGATGGTCAAAACGCATATGTTCAATGGGGTAAACTTACCGAGTATTTGCTCATACAATGACGAGCAAGGAATCAAAGTAATTCGTTCATTCCAATATGAGGATTATCGTAATCGATTGTCATAACTTGATTCCGCCGAGGCGTAATTGATTTAATAAAGGGGGAGATGTTGTTCATTCAACATCTCCCCCTCTTCATTTTACGTCCCGCAATAACTTACAAATGGCGGTGTATCATCATTTGGAAGCTGTGTATATTTTTTATGTTCTGGCTGCAAATGAAATGGATTTGTTAGTACTTGCAACAGCTCCATAAAAGGTGCCGTGTCGCCTTCCACAAACGTTTGAATCGCATGCTCTACTTGGTGGTTTCGTGGAATGACGACCGGATTAACCGATTGCATTACTTGCAGTGCTTCTTCTAAAGTAGAACCTTGCTGTGTAATTCTTGTGAGCCATTTTTGTTCCCATTCCCCAAATTTTGGAGATTGAAAAACAGCTTCATCTGTTCGCTTATTTTCAGATAAGGCACGTAATGTATTCGTATAATCGGCTTCATTTTCTTCCATCAAGGCAAGTAATTCATCTACCAATCCCTCGTCTCCTGGATCGGCTGTTAACATCCCTAGCTTTTCACGCATTCCGTTATAATAGTACGTTTCATAAATCGATGGGAACTGTTCAATTGTTTTTTGAGCGAGCTGTATTGCCTCGTCTACATCATCATGAATGAGCGGTAATAAACTTTCTGCAAATCGGGCTATATTCCACCCTGCCATCTGAGGCTGATTGCCGTATGAATAGCGCGACTCTCTATCAATTGAGCTAAATACCGTACTACGATCGTAGCGGTCCATAAACGCACATGGCCCATAATCAATTGTTTCTCCACTAATCGTCATATTATCGGTATTCATTACTCCGTGAATAAATCCGATGAATTGCCAGTTCGCAACGAGGGATGCTTGACGATCTAGCACTTCCTCTAAAAATGCTAAATAACGATTTTCAGCCTGCATTAATTGAGGATAGTGACGCATAATCGCATAGTCTGCTAATTCTTTTAATGCTTCACGGTCACAAAAGCTCGCTGCATATTGAAATGTGCCGACGCGCAAATGACTTGCGGCAACACGTGTTAGTACTGCCCCTTCATATACTTGCTCGCGGTAAATTGGTTCCCCCGTTGTCGTAACTGCTAAACTACGCGTTGTTGGGACATGTAATGCAAACATTGCCTCGCTTATTAAAAACTCGCGCAACATTGGTCCTAAAGCCGCGCGACCGTCTCCACCACGGGAATAAGGTGTGCGTCCCGAACCTTTCAATTGAATATCAAAGCGCGTATTATTTTTTGTCACATGTTCCCCAATCAATAATGCACGCCCATCTCCAAGCATATTAAAATGTCCAAATTGATGCCCTGCATACGCCTGGGCTATTTGTGCCGCATTTTTTGGTATTTGACTTCCTGCAAGTACCTGTGCCCCCTCTTTAAATAACGCATCTACATTTAACTCAAGCTGCTTGGCCAAAGTTCGGTTTAATAATAAAATAGCTGGCTCTTCAACCGAATTTAATTGCACTTTGCTATAAAATTCATTAGGTAATTGTAAATAGCTATTCTCAAAATGAAATCCAAAATTTTCTGTTGTATGATTCTTCATTGTGTCCTCTTTTCTTTTTTCATGCTTTGCCTATTATTATAGCCTCTATTTTGAATTTATCCGTCAAATCTAACTTTTATCCTTCCGCACACCTTATGTTAACTCAATAAAAAAACTAGTTGACAATACTTCTTTTTCCATTTATATTTACGTTAACCTATTTATTTCATACATTAACACTAAGGAGATTACTATGGAAACTGTATCTAGAACTTCTAATTTTAAAACGATCGACCTCGTGTATAGCGCATTGTTTGCTACGCTTATTATGATTGGGGCGAACATTACGACGATTGTTCCCTTTTTAGCAATTGGCGGCGTTCCAATTACACTTCAAACATTCTTTGCCGTTTTAGCCGGCTTAGTATTAGGTAGTCGGAAAGGTGCGATTGCTTGTACCGTTTATATGCTTGTCGGGCTTGCTGGTGCGCCGGTATTTACACAATTTATGGGTGGGTTTTCATATATTTTGAAGCCTACATTTGGTTTTGTCGTAACATTTATTTTAAGTGCCTATGTAGCAGGTCTAATTGTAGAGCGTTTCCAAACACGAAAAGCTTTTGTAACAGCCGCATTTATAGCAACAGCCATTAACTATGTGTTAGGAACAACTTGGCTATATTTTGCTTATAAATTTTGGGCAGCCGCTCCAGATGGTTTTACTTATAAAATGGCATGGTTATGGATGTTGCCTCCGATGCCAAAAGATATCGTTTTAGCGATTTTTGCTGGTTTCTTCGCATTCCGCATTCAAAAAACATTGAAAATCATTCCGATTAAACAAAAGTAATATTTCATTCGGCTCCACTTAAACAAAATAATACACACAAAACAGGTGAGGGATCAATAATGTTCCACACCTGTTTTGTTTTCTCACTAAGTTGAATCTGCTCTTTATTTTCTCATTTATCGAATGTTTGGTATAATGAAAATAATTAAAAGGAGGAATTTTCTATGGCTAACCAATACCAAAATATCGTCGTAGCAGTAGATGGCTCAAAAGAAGCGGAACTCGCATTTCGTAAAGCAATCGACGTTGCAAAGCGCAATATTGACTCAACTTTACATATTGTTCACGTGATTGATACAAGTGTTTCAACAAGCGTTGAGATGTTATATGAAAATATGATTGAACTTGTTCAAAAGCACGGAGAAGTTTTAGTAGAAAATTATCGTACACAAGCAACTGAAGCTGGCGTTACAAATGTAAATACAGTTATCACTAAAGGTGTCCCAAAATCGATTTTATCCAAAAAATTAACTGACCTTGTAGCCGTAGATTTAATTATTTGTG is part of the Solibacillus sp. FSL K6-1523 genome and harbors:
- the proC gene encoding pyrroline-5-carboxylate reductase, which translates into the protein MKYGFIGLGNMASAIIKGMVASGKFEASSIYGINRSQKKTDTLVQMYGIQAASSIEELIHNVDVIVIAVKPQMFPDVLPTIKQHLTDNHLVISIAAGKSLDYLQESFLPTTPVFRVMPNINATIGASTSCYSTHSTNVEQKNLVEQLFSTVGTIVELPENLFSIFTSIGCSSPAFTYLYIDSLARAAVREGMPKQMALEIAASSVLGSAQMVLQSEAHPWALIDQVCSPGGTTIQGVTSLQVNHFESTIYDAVDAVTNKDALLQKERVK
- a CDS encoding saccharopine dehydrogenase family protein, yielding MGKALIIGAGGVASVVVHKCVQNSEVFEEIMIASRTKSKCDALKEKLDGGKTIIHTAQVDADNTDELIELINGFKPDVVINVALPYQDLTIMDACLATKTHYIDTANYEPLDTAKFEYKWQWAYKERFEEAGITALLGSGFDPGVTGVFTAHAQKHHFDEIHYIDIVDANGGDHGLPFATNFNPEINIREITANGRFWKEGEWVETKPLEYKMVYNLPEIGEKDCYLLYHEELESLAKNIKGLKQIRFWMTFGEKYLTHLNVLENIGMTSIEPIEFQGQMIQPIQFLKAVLPDPATLGPLTKGKTNIGCIVRGLKDGKEKTYYVYNICDHQECYREVGSQAISYTTGVPAMIGAMLVMNGEWQKPGVWNVEDFNPDPFMNALNKWGLPWQETENPDLVDLDFTSEAKVKA
- the nspC gene encoding carboxynorspermidine decarboxylase gives rise to the protein MKEALDQTTGIDWQAAPSPAFVVDERLLTRNLELLKSVQDRTGCDILLALKGFSMWSTFPLAKNYLAGITSSSLFEARLGYEEFGKEVHAYAPAYAEHEIDEYLTYVDHIVFNSFDQLNKYKQKVQNHEKNISIGLRVNPGYSEVETPLYDPCYINSRLGIPVESFRPDELDGVEGIHFHAMCEQGADVLERILVHFEEKYGKYLHQMKWINFGGGHHITREGYDVELLVSLINRIQETYNVKVILEPGEAIALNTGYFVATVLDIVHNGMELAIIDSSATCHMPDTLEMPYRAMIIGSGMPNEKQYTYRLGGMTCLAGDIIGDYSFDEPLQPGDKLVFTDMAHYTMVKTHMFNGVNLPSICSYNDEQGIKVIRSFQYEDYRNRLS
- a CDS encoding protein adenylyltransferase SelO codes for the protein MKNHTTENFGFHFENSYLQLPNEFYSKVQLNSVEEPAILLLNRTLAKQLELNVDALFKEGAQVLAGSQIPKNAAQIAQAYAGHQFGHFNMLGDGRALLIGEHVTKNNTRFDIQLKGSGRTPYSRGGDGRAALGPMLREFLISEAMFALHVPTTRSLAVTTTGEPIYREQVYEGAVLTRVAASHLRVGTFQYAASFCDREALKELADYAIMRHYPQLMQAENRYLAFLEEVLDRQASLVANWQFIGFIHGVMNTDNMTISGETIDYGPCAFMDRYDRSTVFSSIDRESRYSYGNQPQMAGWNIARFAESLLPLIHDDVDEAIQLAQKTIEQFPSIYETYYYNGMREKLGMLTADPGDEGLVDELLALMEENEADYTNTLRALSENKRTDEAVFQSPKFGEWEQKWLTRITQQGSTLEEALQVMQSVNPVVIPRNHQVEHAIQTFVEGDTAPFMELLQVLTNPFHLQPEHKKYTQLPNDDTPPFVSYCGT
- a CDS encoding biotin transporter BioY; amino-acid sequence: METVSRTSNFKTIDLVYSALFATLIMIGANITTIVPFLAIGGVPITLQTFFAVLAGLVLGSRKGAIACTVYMLVGLAGAPVFTQFMGGFSYILKPTFGFVVTFILSAYVAGLIVERFQTRKAFVTAAFIATAINYVLGTTWLYFAYKFWAAAPDGFTYKMAWLWMLPPMPKDIVLAIFAGFFAFRIQKTLKIIPIKQK
- a CDS encoding universal stress protein, giving the protein MANQYQNIVVAVDGSKEAELAFRKAIDVAKRNIDSTLHIVHVIDTSVSTSVEMLYENMIELVQKHGEVLVENYRTQATEAGVTNVNTVITKGVPKSILSKKLTDLVAVDLIICGATGLNSVEQFLIGSNTEAIVRHAKCDVLVVRTAE